Below is a window of 'Nostoc azollae' 0708 DNA.
CCATTCTTTAGCTGGTTTGGTTGTTTGTAGCCAATGTCAGGCGCAAATGACTGTTACTCGTGTTACTCAGCGTTATCAAAATCAGGAGTATTTGTATTTACGCAATACAAAATGTCCCCAAGTTCCTAAATGTCGTGCTATTCCTTACTCAGAAGTTTTAGACAAGACGATTGAAATTGTTTGTCGAGACTTACCTTTAGCAGTAGCAGGGATAAATTTTTCTCAACTTGAGGCTATTAAAAATAGTTTAAGTGATGCCCTCGCACGACAACAAGAAATCCTCCAACAATTACCCACATTCATAGAAACTGGAGTTTTTGATATAGAAACAGCCAAAATCAGAGCTTACAAACTCCGCACAGAAATTTCTCAACTCCAAGCCAAGTTAGCAACTCTCCCACCTGTAAACTTGCGTTCTGCTGCTGAAGCTGTTTCTATTTCCCAATTTTGGTTAGATTTATCAGAAGTAGAACGAAGATTTTATTTACGAGAATTCATTCGCCAAATAGATATCATGCGCAATGATAAAAAGTGGGATTTACAGGTAAGTTTCATTTTTTAATTTGTTAATGGTTAGTTTTCAGTGCAGGGCGAACGCATGTAATTATGGTACATATATACTAAGGAACGAGAAAGGTAGGGAGGGCTGATGATATGGAGGTTGACCAATGAGGCTCTGATGGTAAAGTCATTGTAAAAGTAGAAGAAGAAAGTCCCAAAAAGTGTGAAGCTCAAGCCCACAATCACGATTACTGACCACGTTGCACAGATGGAAGATCCAAGAGTAGAGGGGAGGAAACGACACAAGTTAATTGACATTCTTACCATTGGAATTTGTGCAGTAATTTGTGGAGCAGATAGTTGGGTGGCAATTGAACTGTATGGCTGCACAAAATATGAGTGGTTAAAAACCTTTTTAGAACTAGGAAATGGGCTCCGGTCCCAGGACACATTTGGAGGGTATTTGCACAATTGAATCCGCAACAATTTCAAAATTGTTTTTTGAACTGGATGAAATCAGTACATAAGATAAGGGATGGTGAAGTTGTGGCAATTGACGGGAAAACTTTATGTAGTTCTCATGGTAAAAATAGTGACTAGAGTGCAATCCAAATGGTAAGTGTATGGGCAACTACAAATAGATTAGTGTTGGGACAGGTGAAGGTGCATGAGAAGTCAAATGAAATTACAGCAATTCCCGAATTATTAAAGGTTTTAGAATTAGCTGGATGTATTGTCAGGATTGATGCCATCGGGTGTCACAAAGACATAGTAAAGTTAATTACGCAAGAAAATGCAGATTATGTAATTACTTTAAAAAAGAACCAAGGTAATCTGTATGAGTCAGTAGAACAGCTATTTAAGTCAGGGATAAGTACAGGTTTTCAAGAGCTTCAACATAGCACATATAAACCCGAAGAAACAGGGCATGGTCTTCATGAAATCCGCAATTATGTGATGTTACCTGGAATTGGGTTTCAGCTTGACCCTGATTCAGTTTGGTCAAATCTAAAAAGTGTTGGGATGCTAGAACCTATCGGATAAGTGGATGATAAAACAACAGTAGAGACTCGTTATTTTATTAGTAGTCTTGAGTCAAATGGAGAATAATTGGCTAATTCTGTCCGCAGCCATTGGGCAATAGAAAATTCATTGCATTGGGTATTAGATGTAGCTTTAAAACAAGATGACTGCCGGATTAGGAAAGATAATGCTCCACAAAACTTTGCAGTAATGCGGCAGATAGCAGTCAATCTTTTGGGTAAAGAGAACCCCGTGAAGCGGGGGATAAAAAATAAACAGTTTTTGGCAGAAATGGATAATAACTCTTGAGAAAGAGTTTTAGCTTTAGCCTCAAATAACTTGTCAACAATTTACTTAATATTTTCTTCTACTTATTTTTACAGATAAGTTTACTTATTTATGGATGAATAGTTAGCTCATTTATCCTTAGCTAAGAGTTATTCAATTGGAGATAAGCTAATTCATCGCTTAATAAAAAAGTGATTGATTGTGTTTATATATCCATCAAGCTCTGCACTTAATATAAATGATTTTAAAGTCCTCATTAGTTTTTATTAGGAAATAAGGTGCGTTTCCCCTGCAAGGGATGGTTAGGACTCAAAGAATCTCAAGTTCGAGATAACAGCAGTTTACTGCGCCATTTTATTTTGGTTTTCTGTGCCTACACTTTTATGCTTTCCCATCAGTGGACTGGAGGATTAAGACCAAGGTGGGCTAAGAAACCTTTGAATACTTTCACTGAAGCTTTAGAACGCACATTCCGCACCCTAAACTGCCACAGAGAGAAATTACGGAGACAAAAAATCCAAGGGAGCATAAAAACAAACACATGCAGTGAAAAAAGGCATTGGAGAAACAGTAAAGCACCAAAAATAGCATCAAAAGCTATTCTCAATAAGGAGCAATAAGAAAGAACACCGCCCAGAGGAGTCAACAGATAAATGAAGATATTCAAGAGATAAATCATAACTTAGACTCATAGATTGAAGTAAAAAAAGAAATTATGGACATAGTAAAATAGAGCTATAAATCTAAAGAAAGAGATTAGGCTACTTTCTGATATTAATTAAATTAATAGAGAGAAAGATTAGGTAACTAATTGATAGTAGGGAAAACAATGATCTGGTAAAAGATTCACAATGAAATCTCTCTCTTGAGTCCAGTGAGAGATGAGTTTTCCTTGGTTAAGTGTAACTAAATGAATAGACTGAAAGCATGGAAAAATCCAGCGTAAATTGGGGCGGTCAGTTGGTTTGCCCAATTAATTTTTTGGTTTACCCAATTAATTTTTTACTGTTGATTTAGACTCTCTCAAAGGGGTTCTAATTTGTCGTTGCGATAAAGTATAAACCAGCAGACATAAACACATAATCATTCCCAAGCACTCTATTCTCTCTGGACTTTTTAGGGAAATACTGTCTGCAAAAAATAAACGCCCTGCGCTCAGGAATTCTGTATTAATTTTACTTTCATTCTGGGAGAACGTAGCTGATATTTCATAGGGGATCTCGCCTGAAGTATCTTTTTTATTAGATTTAATTTGAGTAACTTCAGTCTCGTTGATTTGGTGATATTTGAATTGTTTGAATAGTTTAGATAACCCTTGATAGCATCAGCTTCACAAGCAAATTTTTCTGGTGATAACTTTTTCAAATCTTGCACAGCTTTTGATTCTGCCTTGGTAATTCTTTGTGAGAGTTTACCCAGGTCTGATTCTCTTCTTTCTTGACTTTGCACTACTAACCATCTTTGTCCCGGATTTCTCACAAAAAGATAAAAAAAAGGGGTCAAAAACTGCGAGTATGTATATATAGCAGGCATTTCAGCAGTTGGAAACCATGACCCCATCTTCAACAGATTGTATACCAAAACAGTTGAAATTTGAGCAACAAAAATGGCTGCCAGTGATAGTCAATTTCCAGGGTGGACAAGTAAGAGCAGATGCAGGATTAAGCTTAATTGCTGAAATAGACAGAAAATTGCAAATCATATCACAGTTTGCACAATGTTTCCAAGATTAGCGAAAGCCAAATCGGATTGACCATTCAATAGAGAGCTTAATTAAACAAAGAATATACGGGCTGGTCATAGGGTATGAGGACTTAAATAACCACAAATAATTACGTCATGACTAGATGTTTACTATAGCATTAGGAAAAAGCATTGGAGTAGAGAATGAACCTGCAAGATTGGCAGGAAAGAGTATATTAAATCCCCTGGAACATTGTCCTGAAGATGTGGAACAAGGAGCAGACAGCGGGTACCATAAAATCGGGCATTCTCCATCAGAAATTGAAAGCTCATTTGTCAAAATATTTCTAGAATCTTACGCCAAAGAACCAAGAGAAATTGTTTTGGATTTAGATGTAACTGATGACTTAGTACACGGCTATCAGGAGCAAGTTTTCTTGAATACTTATGATGGGGGATACTGCTATGCTCCACTTTATATTTTCTGTGGAAAACATCTATTAGCAGCCAAACTTCGCCCTTCAAACGTAGATCCAGCTTTGGGCCATTATCAGAAGTACAAAGAGTGATTAAACAAATAGGTCAACAATGGAAGAATGTTGAGATTTTAGTAGGTGGAGATAGTGCTTATTCTAGAGACGATATCATGACATGGTGTGAATCCCAAATGGGTGTGGATTATGTTTTTGGATTGGCGCAGAATAGTCGTTTAATTGGGATGACTAGAACGACTCAAAGTAGAGCATCCCTTGAGTTTAAGCAAAAACTATCAACAGTAGTTTCATTCTTAGAAACTATGTTTAAACCAGATAAAGAACTTGCAGAATTTGCTGGTGACTTGATTAATAACTCAATTTGGTATAAATCGTTAGACTATAAAACTCGTGAATCTTGGAGCCGTAGTCGTCGTGTTGTTTTTAAGGTTGAATATGGAGTAAAAGGAACTAATGTTCGTTTTGTTGTAACTTCACTTTCTACTAAGAAAGTACCTCCTAGTCAACTATATAGACAAAAATATTGTCAGCGAGGTGAGATGCAAAATCGTTTTAAAGAACAACAATTAGAACTTTTTAGTGATAGAACAAGCAACCATACATTTGCGGGAAATCAATTAGGTTTATGGTTCTCTTCTATAGCTTAGGTTTTGCTCAATGCCTTGGGTCAAAGATGTTTAGCTAAAACCGAATTACAAAATACTACTGTTGGGACTATTCGTACCAAATTATTGCAGTTAGGAGCTTTAATTACTGTAAGTACACGTCCCATTTTAATTGCGATTACTAGTTATTGGCCATATAGACATATCTTTGCTACTGCTCATAGACGCTTAAGAATGCTCACTAATACTGCTTAATTTGAAGTTAAATTGCCTTTTACTTATTTCTAATTAATCATACTTCGCCCTTGGGTTGATTCAAGTCTTGTTTTGTCATGCTTAATTTTACGAACAGAGCATTTTGCTTTTACTACCAATAAAAAGATAGTGACTTTTTTAGCTTTATAAATGCGATTTTATATTTAATTTATCTCTGCGATTCAATTTTGATTGATGATGTATCAAAATTTAGTCTCACATCAGGTCATGTAAATTTATTTCTTACTGCTTGTGAGAAATCCGGGTTTGTTCTATTCCTGGATAATTTACTGTTTTTGAAGCTAGTTTATATCCGGGTAAGTTACTATCAACAAATTCTAGTTCTGGTAATGTTGATATTAATCATTGTGCTGATTTCACGCTTAATGGCACTGGAAATAACCAGCTTAAATCTGACATCATTTTCAGATTCGATTCTGTATATAAGGCCCAGTCTGCTACTATGAGACTGTTGACTTTTAATTGTTTTTGGTACTCTACTGCTATTTTACCAAAGCATGATGAATCTGCCTGGTTTCCCGATGCTAGTATTAAAAATATATATTGGTATGTCTCCATCTCCTGAACATATCATTTCTATGATGAACTGTTTTAACTCCGGTCTATGGTCACCAGAATAACCGTAGGTGATGGTTATTTCTTTTGGTGATTTTACTGCTAATTCTTCTAGTTCTTGATTATTTCCTACTTTTTGACTCTCACATATTACTTCTGGTAAGATGGTATTATATTGCCCATGTACGTCCATTTATGATGAGTCTAGATGCCCTGCTCATAGGGATACTCCAAATTTTTGGGCTGCTTTTAAGGCGACAATAAAGAATATTCTATCCAATCCTTTTATAAATAGTTTATCCATGACTCTCCCCAGTTTATCGTCCTTGAGATATTCTGGTTTTACTCCTGGTCCTATTAGATGGTCACAGGGGATTGTTTCAAAATCTTGGGGAAACATATATAAGGGTTTTTATACAAATCCTAACCCGTTTATTATCATGGCTTTTACTACATGACCCGGACTTAGTTTCTCTCCAATTTCAAGGATTATTTCTACTACTCCTATGGGGTCTATTATTCCTGCTACTATGCCTAAATGGTCTAAGTTTTGAATTTCCATTTTTTTAAGCTTTGATTTCACAAGAGAATTATCCACAACTCCTGTTGTGATTCAATCATTTCTTCTTCTGTTCTAATTTAATTTTTAAATCATTAAATTTTCTTTTCTTTTATCTTCCTTACAAAACTTTATTCTCTCACTCTATTCCCATTTTAATAATACTTATTCTTATTAAACCTTTTCTTCCTTGAAGGAGCTTTAGTTATTGTGTACTACTATCTGTGACAGTTAGGGTGCGGAAGGTGGGTTAGAAGCGTTTAGAACAGCCATATCTTTTCTATTTATTGATTGGTTGAACTTGAATCCGAACCTGTTTCCTTCTTATCAAGCCAGTTTGGGCTACATTTGGCCTTGATTTTTGTTTACGTCCCGTTATGTATGATGGCGACTCAGAACAAAAGGCAGGAAACAAAGAGTTTTCCACCAAGGGTATTTTTGTTGAACAGGTCATTAGACTTGTAAAAATATCCCGGGTAGCTCAACAAGGATTTCCCCTGAATTCCCCAATTTACTCACAAGTAGTTCTTACTATTTGTGGTTTAGTCATATTAGGAACTGGTTCATGAGTTTTGCCCATTTCATAAATGTTATGGAGATGAGGTCAATTATAAACTATTCATCAATATCTTCATGCATAGTTGCTATCATTAACTATTCCCAACTCTGATTCTTTCCTTGGCTCTTTCCTCATCTTAACACTATGGAAAGCCAGACACAGAGTCCTTTGTAAATTTTCGGACGTGTCCAATGTATTTACCATGGACAGTCAGTTAGTGTTACTACCTGCCATAATGCTAATAACTTCCTGCATTTGTGATGATAATTCTCCTAAATAACCTTGCTGTAACAGTTTCAACATCTGATCTGCGGCTACTAAAGGAGTGCGTAAGTCATGGGTAAGACGTGAGATAACATCTTGACGCTGAAGGGCGATTTAGTCACGTTCATCTATACTGTGTTTGAGTCGGAGGATCGTCACACTCTGGCTAAATAATACATCCACGGTTACAGGTTTGTTATTTACCAGCTGAACTAAAAACACAGTTAGATGATTGAGCTGAGGAGGAAAACAGAAGCGTTAGTAATCTTGTGGAAACCATCTTTAAGGATGCGCTCGCGTTACTCTCCTTACGGTGAGGTTTTTTTCCTATACTAAAAAGGGTTTAGAACCCACATTTCGCACTTCAATAAGTAGGATAATTCAACTACAGCTACAGGCAATTCAGAAGTATAGTTTTTAAAAATCCAGTAGCTATAAACATAATTATGCACGTCAAAGTTCTAGCTTTCTTATTGTGTCACAAAAACTAGTTAGAGAACAATGTTTAATTTTAATTGTTCAATCACTTATGAAAATACAAGACTATCCAATAGTGAATTAGAGATTTGAAAACTAAGAAGATAAATAATACTTTTGATAAGCTGTAGGTAGGAATTGGAAAATTCCACAACGTTCCTCTGTCAGGTTGAGAATCCTATGAGCTCCTTGTGTAATCAGAAAATAAATCCCTCGAAAACATACGCCAGTTGCTGCCTCTTTCAGAGGAGCTTCCGTAACAAGTCTGGGAACCAGCCCAACGCACTGGCTATGAAAGATCCAATAATTCTTGTCCTAGATTACTTAGGCAATTATTATACTGTCCATGCAAATACCATGAGGTTGAATCTAAATGGGAATATTTGGTTGCTACTCCATATTTTTCTACTACTTCTAAGGCAGTTATTAGGAATAATTCAGTTCATCCATATTTGTATGGCTTATCCATTACTCTGCCTATTTTATCATCATTTAAATCTTCGCCTTTAATTACCACTTCTAATAAATGTCCCATGGCTTTTTCCTCAAAAAATTTAGGAAAAAAATATAATGGTCTCCATAGAAAACCTAGTCCATAATGATTGCTTTGACTATTTCTCCTGTATTTACTTTCTCTCTACTCCCTATTAAGAATATCCTATTTATCTTTTCTAAGATTCCTATCTCATCGATTATTCCCAAGTGATACAATTTTTTACTCTCAAACTCTTCTTTTCGGTAATTCATATTTTTGGGTATTTTTATTTAGTCCAGGCTCATTTCCATTCATTTTTTCATCTTTTACCCTGAATTTATTGTCAATACTTACGAGTTCCAAGTTGTTAGCAATTTTCATTGTATTGTCTATTTTTTTACTATTTAAAGTATGTGTTTACTACGTAGAATTTTGTAATTTTTGTACATTTGTATATGTACTACAAGATGAAGTGCGAAATCTGGGTTAAAAGTGTCATTCTGAATGTTCGCGGAGCGTTTCTGAAAGAGATATTAAAGAATCTCCGAGAGACTAGAGCCTACGGCATGCCCCGCGTTCACGCAGTGCCCCGAAGGGATACGCTGCAACGCTGCCCTATCAGTATGACATCAGTCCAAGTTTCACCCGTTTGCAGTATACACGCCATACTTCTAGATAAATTATGGCGATCTTTTAGTTGGTAATATGATCCTTGGGAAAATTAAGTAACTTCGTTCATAAATAATGCAAACACCAAGTTTTACAGGTTGTCTTTTGACAGAATCACTTATTTAAAGTAGATTTACCATCTGTAAAAGTTCTGATTTGGACTTCAGAACTCATAGTTCAGGACTCAGAACGTCACTTATGCTAGATTTATTACTGATTACTATCCTGGGCTTCCTGGGGAGTTTTGGACATTGCTTTGGAATGTGTGGACCTCTAGCAGTAGCATTTTCCCTTTACCATCAAGAAGAAACTCTAGGTTGGCAACAGCAATTAAAATTTCATACTCTGCTAAACTTAGGGCGAATGTTGAGCTATGCTCTAGTGGGTGCAGGTATTGGCGCTCTGGGGTCAGTGTTGGTTGAAGGTGGACAACTGGCAGGTATTGGTAGTGATTTACGCCGTTGGATAGCAATAATTACTGGTTTCATGTTAATTTGGTTTGGTTTAGGACAAGTTAAACCAGACTTGCTACCCCATATTCCCTTACTACACCCGTTACTACAAGGTAGTTTACATAACCGCCTGGCTGCGGGAATGGTGAAGCTATCTTTACACACAAAATGGTGGACACCAGCACTTTTGGGTATGAATTGGGGTTTAATGCCTTGTGGTTTTTTATACGCCTCCCAAATTAAAGCTGCTGCCACAGGTAGTTTAGGTAATGGTGCAATTACCATGTTAGCTTTTGGGCTGGGAACTTTACCAACGATGTTAGGAGTAGGTGTTTCTACTTCTTTAATGAGTAAAGATCGCCGTAGTCAGTTGTACCGCTTGGGTGGTTGGGTGACACTGATTATTGGCGTAATTACTCTATTGCGGACTGGTGACACAATGGTAGACTACAGTGGACACGCTGCCCTAATTTGCTTAATTTTGGTGTTAATTGCTCGTCCTATCAGTATTTTGTGTCCTGCATTGCTGCGCTATCGTCGCGCTTTAGGAGTAGGTGCCTTTGTGCTGTCGGTGGCACATACCATCCATAATATACAACACACTCTAGATTGGGATTTTGCTGCTTTTTGGTTCTTGCCACTAGAATTTCAATGGGGAATGAGTTCTGGTACTGTGGCTTTGGTGTTGATCTTTCCTGCGGCTTGCACCAGTTTCAATTTTCTGCAAAAGTCTTTAGGTAAGCTTTGGCGACAAATTAACCTTTTGAGTGTTCCTGCTTTGATATTGACTACTATTCATGCAGTATTGATTGGTTCTCATTACTTGGGTGCTTTAAGATTGAATTGGGGTAATCAATTAGCAGCTTTCTTATTAGGAATAATTACTCTTGGTGTTTTGTTGGTGCGATCACACTTTTTTTGGTCAATATTAAAAATAGAAAAATTCTATTTTCCTGTAAAGAAGACAGGTGATAGTTGACTGGAGACTGATGACTGGAGACTGGGAAGAGGTCTCTACGAATTACGTATCCCTTACGGGAGTTGTAGGCTCTATTATGAATTACAAATTATTTCTAGTTTTGTTATTTATATCATTCACATTCCTGCCTATTGCTTCTGCCCACACAGTCAAAATAGCAGGTAATATTGGTGGTACTATTCACATTGAACCTAATGATAACCCCAGTGCTGGGCAACCTGCTCAAACTTGGTTTGCTCTGACTCGCAAAGGTGGTCAGGTATTACCCCTGAAAGAGTGTAATTGTCAGTTGGCTATTTATGCCGAACCCCATACACCAGGAGAACCTGCACTGCTTGAACCTCCCTTAAAACCTGTTGGAGCTGAACGGTATCAAGGCATACCAGGAGCAGAAATTACTTTTCCCAAAGCAGGAGTTTATGAACTGCAACTAAGTGGTAAACCAGCAACAGCAGGTAGTTTTCGACCTTTTGATTTAAGGTTTCAAGTCACTGTGGCCGCTGGTAGGACATTAGCAGCACCACAACAAGTAGGAGAGAATGAGACTGAGACTAATCGTGCGGCAATAGGGTTGGCACAGCCTATAATGATCGTGGCAATTGTGCTGTTATCTATAGGTATTGTATTATTCCTTGTTCAAGGAGTAAGAAGAGAGTAATTCGTAATAGAGCCTACGTATCCCTTACGGGATCTGTAATTCGTAATTATTTATTTTCCCCTCTGCCCCATGATCCATTACCTACTTATGTCGTTTTTGATGCCACTGCCAAGCATGAGCGACAATATCTTTAATATCTGGATAGCAGGGTTTCCAACCTAAGAGGTTTTTGGCTTTTTCACTTGTGCCAATGAGAATAGGAGAGTCACCAGGACGGCGATCGCACTCTTGTACAGGTATAGTAATTCCTGTCACTTCCTCAGCAGCAGCAATGACTTCTCTGACAGAAAAGGCGTTACC
It encodes the following:
- a CDS encoding sulfite exporter TauE/SafE family protein gives rise to the protein MLDLLLITILGFLGSFGHCFGMCGPLAVAFSLYHQEETLGWQQQLKFHTLLNLGRMLSYALVGAGIGALGSVLVEGGQLAGIGSDLRRWIAIITGFMLIWFGLGQVKPDLLPHIPLLHPLLQGSLHNRLAAGMVKLSLHTKWWTPALLGMNWGLMPCGFLYASQIKAAATGSLGNGAITMLAFGLGTLPTMLGVGVSTSLMSKDRRSQLYRLGGWVTLIIGVITLLRTGDTMVDYSGHAALICLILVLIARPISILCPALLRYRRALGVGAFVLSVAHTIHNIQHTLDWDFAAFWFLPLEFQWGMSSGTVALVLIFPAACTSFNFLQKSLGKLWRQINLLSVPALILTTIHAVLIGSHYLGALRLNWGNQLAAFLLGIITLGVLLVRSHFFWSILKIEKFYFPVKKTGDS